A genome region from Nitrospirota bacterium includes the following:
- the nrdR gene encoding transcriptional repressor NrdR, translating to MKCPFCGHLEDKVVDSREGKDGDAIRRRRECLKCRRRFTTYEHIEDVLPVVVKKDGRRELFDRNKILHGLKKACEKRPIGIDTLEEVASRIEKKVQESGEKEVPSSMVGAEVMRELQALDEVAYVRFASVYREFKGINEFMDELKDLLKERNKK from the coding sequence CATCTTGAGGATAAGGTTGTTGATTCAAGGGAAGGTAAGGATGGTGATGCAATACGCCGGCGGAGGGAATGTCTGAAGTGCAGGAGAAGGTTTACTACTTATGAGCATATAGAAGATGTGCTTCCTGTGGTTGTAAAAAAAGACGGCAGGAGGGAGTTGTTTGACAGGAATAAGATACTGCACGGCTTGAAGAAGGCGTGTGAAAAAAGGCCGATAGGCATAGATACACTTGAGGAGGTTGCCTCAAGGATAGAAAAAAAGGTGCAGGAGAGCGGTGAGAAAGAGGTTCCGAGTTCAATGGTAGGGGCAGAGGTCATGAGGGAACTTCAGGCGCTTGATGAGGTCGCTTATGTGCGTTTTGCCTCAGTATACAGGGAGTTCAAAGGAATAAATGAGTTCATGGACGAGCTGAAGGACTTGTTAAAAGAACGGAATAAAAAATAG